One Alosa alosa isolate M-15738 ecotype Scorff River chromosome 22, AALO_Geno_1.1, whole genome shotgun sequence DNA segment encodes these proteins:
- the LOC125287568 gene encoding cytochrome P450 26B1-like yields the protein MNLFELGNLSFLATAIASILSVVLLVAISQQLWTLRWSITRDRDSDLPLPKGSMGWPVVGETLDWLFQGSNFHVTRREKYGNVFKTHLLGKPVIRVTGAENIRKILMGEHSLVCTQWPQSTRIILGPNTLANSVGELHKRKRKILAQAFSHVAFETYLPRLQDVIKREVAKWCSEPGCIDVYAAAKALTFRIAVQVLLGLDAPDAQMDYLSKTFEQLTDNLFSLPIDVSFSGLRKGMKARDILHNVIEKMIEEKLQKQWSGYNDAFDYILSSAKENHFDITLQELKETAVELIFAAHATTASASTSLILLLLLHPSVALKSRGEIESSELGHAINRTSAPRLSPENSVETSRSRELEAVPVDNRNATPIAQLHNGKVGPSYHLPHLTLEKLSRMRYLDCVVKEVLRLFPPVSGGYRTVLKTFELDGCQIPKGWSVMYSIRDTHETAPIYQCPEQFDPERFGPERDEVAKGGRFSYVPFGGGVRGCVGKELAQVIIKTLATELLATTEWRMATTKPPRMQTVPVVHPVNGLHVHFNYKHP from the exons ATGAACCTGTTTGAACTAGGAAACCTGTCTTTCCTCGCCACCGCAATCGCGTCTATCCTGTCAGTTGTGCTACTTGTTGCCATATCGCAGCAGCTATGGACACTGCGATGGTCCATCACCAGGGACAGGGACAGTGACTTGCCCCTCCCGAAGGGGTCTATGGGGTGGCCAGTGGTCGGGGAAACTCTCGACTGGCTTTTCCAG GGTTCAAACTTTCATGTGACGCGGCGAGAGAAGTATGGCAATGTTTTTAAAACGCATCTTCTGGGGAAACCAGTCATTCGTGTGACCGGAGCGGAAAACATTCGTAAGATTTTAATGGGCGAACACAGCCTGGTGTGCACGCAATGGCCACAAAGTACCCGCATCATTCTGGGTCCAAACACTTTGGCCAACTCGGTTGGTGAGCTTCACAAGCGAAAACGAAAG ATCCTCGCACAAGCGTTCAGTCACGTCGCGTTTGAAACGTATCTTCCTCGCTTACAAGATGTCATCAAAAGAGAAGTGGCCAAGTGGTGTTCAGAACCAGGATGTATTGATGTCTACGCCGCTGCCAAGGCACTCACATTCCGTATCGCGGTGCAGGTGCTTCTGGGGTTGGATGCTCCAGACGCCCAAATGGATTACCTCTCGAAAACATTTGAGCAACTCACAGACAATCTGTTCTCCCTTCCCATTGATGTATCTTTCAGTGGCCTCCGTAAA GGTATGAAAGCCAGAGACATCCTCCATAACGTTATAGAAAAAATGATTGAGGAAAAGCTCCAGAAACAATGGAGTGGATATAACGACGCTTTCGATTACATTTTGAGCAGTGCCAAAGAAAACCACTTTGATATAACTCTCCAGGAACTGAag gagacTGCAGTAGAACTCATTTTCGCCGCACACGCCACCACGGCCAGCGCCTCCACGTCACTCATCCTGCTCTTGCTTCTGCATCCCTCTGTTGCTCTGAAATCCAGGGGGGAAATTGAGTCGTCGGAACTTGGGCACGCTATAAACAGAACAAGTGCCCCCCGCCTGTCACCAGAAAACTCAGTGGAAACAAGTAGGAGTAGAGAATTAGAGGCGGTCCCCGTAGATAATAGAAATGCTACTCCCATTGCTCAATTACACAACGGGAAAGTCGGACCCAGCTATCATCTACCTCACCTGACCTTGGAAAAACTAAGCCGGATGCGATATTTAGACTGTGTCGTAAAAGAAGTACTCCGACTTTTCCCACCTGTTTCAGGCGGTTACAGGACCGTTTTGAAGACATTTGAATTAGAT GGATGCCAGATTCCCAAAGGGTGGAGTGTCATGTACAGCATCAGAGACACCCATGAGACCGCTCCCATTTACCAGTGCCCAGAGCAGTTCGACCCCGAGCGCTTCGGGCCGGAGCGGGACGAGGTGGCCAAGGGGGGCCGCTTCAGCTACGTGCCCTTCGGCGGCGGGGTGAGGGGCTGTGTGGGCAAGGAGCTGGCCCAGGTGATCATCAAGACTCTGGCCACCGAGCTGCTGGCCACCACCGAGTGGAGAATGGCCACCACGAAGCCACCGAGGATGCAGACAGTTCCCGTCGTCCACCCGGTCAACGGACTCCACGTCCACTTCAACTACAAGCATCCCTGA